One window of Candidatus Methylomirabilota bacterium genomic DNA carries:
- a CDS encoding YhjD/YihY/BrkB family envelope integrity protein: FGILGVAISLLLNFILFMLAFRILTTEDVDWADVRPGAIVAAAAWTALQALGGYFVSHQLQGASETYGTFATVIGLLAWIYLGAQVTLLAAEMNVVKKRRLWPRAIVQPPLTDADRRALTAYVKQEERRPEEEIQVRINDQPS, from the coding sequence TTCGGCATCTTGGGGGTTGCGATCTCGCTGCTGTTGAACTTCATCCTGTTCATGCTGGCCTTCCGGATCCTCACGACGGAGGACGTCGACTGGGCAGACGTACGCCCGGGCGCCATCGTCGCCGCCGCCGCGTGGACCGCGCTCCAGGCCCTCGGTGGCTACTTCGTCAGCCATCAGCTGCAGGGGGCAAGCGAGACGTACGGCACGTTCGCGACGGTGATCGGGCTCCTCGCGTGGATCTATCTCGGGGCGCAGGTGACGCTCCTGGCGGCCGAGATGAACGTGGTCAAGAAGCGACGTCTCTGGCCGCGTGCCATCGTTCAGCCGCCGCTCACGGACGCCGATCGGCGAGCCCTGACGGCCTATGTCAAGCAGGAAGAGCGTCGGCCGGAGGAAGAGATCCAGGTTCGGATCAACGACCAGCCGTCGTGA